The window AGAATCATTATTTTCCGGTTAAGCGTCTCTGAAACTAGATATTGCTTGTCAATAATAAGGCTAAATGTTGGGCTAATAGTGTCTAAGAAGGCTAGAGAAATGCTAGGAGACGAACTTTTAGTTAGTATATTTAATGATGGAGAAATCGCATATGTAGCTGAATATGGTGACTTCATGGAGAAAGACTTGAAAGAGAATGGGGTAAATGCACTAGTGGTAGTTAGTGAGAGCGAAAACAGGGATATTAAGGACTTTTTGAGTAACATAGACGAGTTAACCAATATACACCCTTTGTCAGTGGAAGTGTTAGACATTAACTGGTTACAGTCAAGGGAGCAAGCAAAAGCCCTAATACTAGCTTACCTAAGCAAAGCTTCCCTCTCCTTCCTGGCAAGGAGAGTTCAACCACTACGAAACAAGAACTTAACTAGAAGGTCGCTCTTAAGGAGAAAATTGTATTATTATAAACCTTACCCTGTACTTTCCCAGGAGATATCCTTTGAGAGGGAGATGAAATACCTCTCATCACTTTGTGAATTAGTGGTGAAGACCCCTGAGGGTCCACAAGTTTCTGATCCTGACAAGTGTACTTCCTGTGGATTTTGCTCAGGTATGTCATTTTTAGGTTACCTGGAAATGCCTAACTTCAGTACAGACCAAGTCATTGCATTTATTAACACACTGAGTAATTATGCCCCTAAGGATAAGCCTGGTATAGTCCTGATCACGTGCAACAGGATTACAGATATACCAAAGCTGAGGGAGGCATATATATATCCTCTTATATCTCCCTGTGTCTCATCAGTTCACGACTCTTTTCTAACAGCAATCCTGGTCTCTGGTTTTTACCCCGTACTATACTCCCCTGACAGCTCTTGTGAACTGAGAGATAGGGCAAAAATAAGGGCAGAGGTTGCTATCAAGAGATTCCCCGGAACCGAAATATGGTTCCCTTATGTGGAGGATCTAAATGAATTAGAGGACGTATTGAGAAATATCGTCAGGGATTCCACCATATTGACTAGGAATGAGATACCCCAGGACATAGTTTTATCGAGAAGCAGGAGGAGGAATTTACTATTGTGGTCCATCTCTCAGTTCAGATCACAGTCGAAGCTAAACGAGGAAGACGAGATACCTGGAGTGTTTAAGGTGGTAGTAGATCCTGATAAATGCGTTCTTTGTGGAGTTTGTGTAAGATCTTGTCAAATGTTGGTATTTGACATTAAAAATACCTCCAACAGTACAACACTATATCATGATTTATCATATTGCATAGGTTCGCAGAGGTGTGTCAGAAATTGTCCTGAGGGGGCGATAACACTGATGGGATCAGTTAAAATAAAGGAACTGGGTAACAGATCAGTGGTCTCGGCAACAGTAGGTAAATGCAAATACTGTGGGAAGCCACTAGATTCAATCAAGGTGAAAAACAGAGTAGGTGAGATTTTGATGAGTTCAGGAATAAATGACATTGAAGACTATGTAGACGTGTGTAACGATTGCAAACAGAAGAACATGAGTAAAAAGTGGGTTGAAAGGACATTGGGGTTGAGCAAAAAATGAACTTCGTTATAACTTTGCTTAACACGTTGATAAGAGCCCCTAATCTAAAGGATATCCTGAAGCAGATCGAGGGATCTAATTATTTCAAAGTTGAAATTGATCCTACAAACATGACTGTGAACTCTGATGCTTATCTCCTAGAGGAGCTCTCCTATAGGGGAAGGATATTCATAGCTACAAATGTCCCATCTAAGTTAGCCTATGAGATCTTAAACAGGTTTAACCTAGACAGTTTCATTACCAGAGTGGTCTCTGCTGAAGATGTGGGCGTGTTTACCACAAACCCTAAATTTTTTGAATATTTATACAGAATGACTGGAATACAAAGAGGAACAGGTTATTTCATAACTTCCAATACCATCTCAATTAATAATGCAAAGTCAAATCAATTTAAGGTAGTCATGATAGATCGTGAAGGTGGAAATTCCGTAAACCTGGTGGACGTAATAAGAGTTAGGGACCTTAAGAAGATCGTTGAACTGACAGGAAAGAGTTATGTTGACTCCAAAATTGGTGATTCCTCACTGAGGTGTAAGTGATTTGATATCCGATTCAGAGGTCGTGGAAATATTTAAGGAGTTGGGAATGAAGGTAAAGGAGGAAAAACAGCAAGGGTTACACTTTCACGTAAATATATCTCCACCAAC is drawn from Sulfolobus acidocaldarius SUSAZ and contains these coding sequences:
- a CDS encoding 4Fe-4S ferredoxin; this translates as MSIIRLNVGLIVSKKAREMLGDELLVSIFNDGEIAYVAEYGDFMEKDLKENGVNALVVVSESENRDIKDFLSNIDELTNIHPLSVEVLDINWLQSREQAKALILAYLSKASLSFLARRVQPLRNKNLTRRSLLRRKLYYYKPYPVLSQEISFEREMKYLSSLCELVVKTPEGPQVSDPDKCTSCGFCSGMSFLGYLEMPNFSTDQVIAFINTLSNYAPKDKPGIVLITCNRITDIPKLREAYIYPLISPCVSSVHDSFLTAILVSGFYPVLYSPDSSCELRDRAKIRAEVAIKRFPGTEIWFPYVEDLNELEDVLRNIVRDSTILTRNEIPQDIVLSRSRRRNLLLWSISQFRSQSKLNEEDEIPGVFKVVVDPDKCVLCGVCVRSCQMLVFDIKNTSNSTTLYHDLSYCIGSQRCVRNCPEGAITLMGSVKIKELGNRSVVSATVGKCKYCGKPLDSIKVKNRVGEILMSSGINDIEDYVDVCNDCKQKNMSKKWVERTLGLSKK